A stretch of DNA from bacterium:
AAATATATTCGCGGAAAACTTGACTCTCGCGAAATATATACTTCATTCCAAAACCTACAGGATACCTATGTCCTTCGCCTTACTGTTCGGCGATATGATGAAGCGATTGCGGATGAATCCGGCATCAAACATTTCGAGTTATCCGAACAGCAAACGCCGCAATTGGAGTTACATACCAAATATCAAAAACTTGGTCGATTCAATTATTACTGGTTATGGAAATCAAGCGTTGACCAAAACGAGTATCCCGGTACGGATTTAGTCAATAACAGCGATAACTATTCCGCTATGAATATCAGCGCTGGACCGGAAATAATCCATAGTCGGCAGCTATTCAAGAATCTGATTTACACCTCAACATATGGACTCGAAAACAGTTGGAGTTCGAAAACCTCAAATAATGCAATTTATGACGAATATCAGGTTCGACTCTACCACGACAAAAACTTACGATATCGGATTAGCGATAATCTGAAAACTGATATCTATTGGCGGACAACGAAACGGTTAGATGACCCTGAAGACCCAGAATATGATAGAACCGAATCGAGTATTCTCGGCTCGCGAGTCACCTATCGGGTTCCGAAAACTAAACTGCGATTGAACTGGTTAACCGCTTATAGTCTAAAAGATAAAACGGATTCAAACCCGAACGACATCCGGTATTCAACTCGGGTAGATGCTTCGTGGCAACCCAGAAATAATTTAATTCTCTATGCAAGTGGTGAATTATTAAATCAATATCTCGATGATTCCGTTGGCAACCGAGATACCATTACCGGTCAAACTTGGTTCGCTTCTGCAACTTACTATCCAAAAGATTGGTTTTGGGTTTCGCTCGGAGCCAAGTATCAGAATAATAGTTATCCGAACGAAAATTTTGGGCAGTCAACAGAGTCTTTTGCATTTTATCCTGGGTTAGGAACTAATCTTGGCTCAAAATGGAAACTGCAACTCGGCGCAGGGTATGAAATCGGAAAATCTGAAGGGCATGACCAGACCTTTGATACCCTCTATAAACAAGTTATTTTAATTCGCGATTTACATTGCTGGGAAGCGTATCTCCGATACCAAGAATGGGAAGACGGAAGTTCGTGGTGGTTTGCGCTTAACCTGAAAGCTTATCCTATAAAATCCATCTCATTCGACCAAAAAGCCGTGCTATTTTAGCTCAACTTCTATCCAGTAAGAGTCATAATTATATTCGGGAGAATAACAAGAGCGGCTTTAACCCGCTCTTGTTATTCCCAAAAACAATTTGCTTCATCGAGTGATTCAGGCTAAATAATATGACTGATGGATTATTAATACTACTAGTTTGAGTATTTTAATTTTTTGGAGATTATTTCTCTTCGCGATTATCGAGAAACTATGGGATTAAACTGACTACGAATCGAAGTTCGCCATTTAAAATCAAAACATGTTATCTGGTATATGCTCTGTATTTCTTGCGCGACTTAGTGAACGGTAGCTCTACTTTAGATTGAGGGCAAGTTGACTAACCAGCTAAATAATGGTAAATTGTATAGTCAAATTTGTTTGATTGGATGATGAATGTATGCGACCCTATCGGTAATTCGAAACTGTCTGCTGCAAGGCAAATATTATGATGGATAAGAAAACTATTGTTTATCTCGTTTTTACACTAATTTTAGTTACATTAAGTTCCGCTGAACTCGTTTGGACTACCGATTATGAGAATTCAGTTTTAGAAGCGCGACGTCGAGAAAAATTCCTTTTGCTTTTCTTCTATTCAGCGACGGATAAATCGAGTCAAACGAATTCGATGGAACAGAAAACATTGATGCATAAAGATACGGTACCGTATTTAACCCCATTTATCCTAGTAAAAATAGAAATAAATCATAAAAAAGACCTTGCATTAAAATATCAGGTTACTAAAACACCTACCATTATCTTTACCAAGCCGAACGGAAACGAACTTGACCGAGTAACTGGATATATTCCGGTGAAAAAATTTCTGAAATTGCTTATTCCGATTGCTGAACAGAACTTAACTTATGGAACACCCGATAATTTAATTAAACAATTAAAATTACGTCCAAAAGATATTTCAGTATTATATGCGTTTGGTGTTGAACAGGTTAACATTAAAGATTATAAATATGCAGAACGGATATTTCGTCAGATACTAGAGCTCGATGCAATTGATGAATTTGGGTATGGCGAGGTTACACGGTTGAATCTGGGTTATTGTTTGCTTGCTACTGAACAGAAACAAGAACAGTTAGAATCGGCAATTACAATATTTGAAGAACTCCTCAAAAAATATCCGCAAACAAAATATCGGCCAGAAATAGAATATCAACTTGGGGTATGTTATCTAACGTTGGGCGATAAGGAACGAGCGAAAACTATATTTCAATCTTCATTACCAAATGCACCGGAACCATGGTTTACTAAAATCAAGTTACAACTAGAAAATATTAATCATTGATCGGTGTTATTTTTTATATTTTGAGGTGAGTATTCCTCTTTAAGTATCGACCACAATCTGCGAATTCTATGTTCGGGAGGTTTATCTAATCTATGGTTGAGCAAACAGTAGTCCTCATTAAACCGGACGGAATCCAACGAAATCTAGTTGGGGAAATTATTTCTCGATTCGAACGGAAAGGATTTAAAATTCGCGCTCTTAAACTTATGCGCTGGTCGAAAAAAACTGCAGAACAGTTTTATTCGGTTCATAAAGGAAAACCATTTTTTAAACCATTAATAGCGTTTATGACCTCTGGACCGGTAGTTGCAATGGTATTAGAAGCAGAAAATGCCATTGATATTGTACGAAAATTAATTGGGGAACTTGACCCCAAAAAAGGTATCCCTGGCACTATCCGAGGTGATTATGCACTGGATATTCGATGTAATATTGTTCATGGTTCAGATTCACCTGCTAGCGCTAATCGGGAAATGAAGGTGTTATTCAAACCACAAGAACTTATTAAATATGATTAGTCACATCTAACATTTAGCATGGTACAATGAGCTTTTTTATTGATTCTCACGTCCATTTGGATGACCCAAAATATACCTCTGATCGGGAGGCAGTGATTCATCGAGCGTTCGATACCGGCGTTAACTGGTTAATCCAAATCGGAACGGATATTCCGAGCGATGAATTTGCAATTCAATTAGCTGAACAATATCCTACCATTTACGCTACCGTGAGTATACACCCTCATGATGCTAACGCATTTGATGAATCGAGTTATATAAAACTTCGCACGTTAGCTCAGCATCCGAAAGTGGTTGCTATCGGTGAAACCGGTTTAGATTATCATTACGACTTTTCGCCACGTGAAATACAGCGAACGGTTTTTCGTCGGTTAATGGAACTCGCTGCGGAACTGAACAAACCGGTAGTCATTCATAGTCGGGCAGCAAATCGTGATACATTACACATTCTAACCGAATATCAAGGAAAAGTTACGGGGGTTATGCATTGTTTTTCGGGAGATGAATTGATGATGAAAGAATGTATTCAACTCGGGTATTATATTTCTATTGCTGGTCCGGTAACCTACCCAAACTCAGCTCGATTACAGGAACTGGTTAAAAAAATCCCAATCCCGCGTCTTTCCATTGAAACCGATTCGCCTTATCTCGCTCCACAATCGTATCGGGGTAAACGAAATGAACCAGCGTACGTAATTGACATTGCAAAAAAAATCGCTGAATTGCGTGGACTAACCGCAAGCGATATAGGCAGGATTGCAGCAATTAACGCAAAACTCTTATTCGGAATATCGGTTCCTGATGAACCGAAAATTGCTTATCCGATTCGTAATTCGTTATATCTGAATATAACCAACCGGTGTACTAACCAATGTTATTTTTGTGTTCGGTTTTATACTGATTATGTTATGGGACATAATCTCCGCTTAAAAATCGAACCGACAACGGAGGAAATTATCGCTGCAATCGGTGATCCGAAACAATACGAAGAGGTTGTTTTCTGTGGATATGGTGAACCTACCCTGCGATTAGATGTCATGAAAACAGTTGCTCGATGGTTAAAAGAACAAGGGGTTAAAGTTCGATTGGATACTAATGGGCACGGTAATCTGATCCATCAACGGAATATCGTTCCGGAACTGGTTGGGTTAATTGATTCGGTGAGTATTAGTCTCGATGCAGAAAATCAGGAACAGTATATGAAAATATGTAAGCCACAATTCGGTGAACCTACATTTCAAGCAGTCATTGATTTTATTAAAGAATGCAAAAAATTGTTGCCGGAAGTAAGCGTTACTGTTGTCGGCGTACCTGAGGTTAGTGAAATAAACTGCAGAAAATTAGCGGATACTCTAGGGGTTAAATTCCGGTTCCGGGTTTACAATGAAGTAGGATAGTATTGTATTATATAATAAATAAACATTTATCATCGGCTAACTTATTTCAAGGAATATTGTATGGAACTTGCTCAATTAACCGCCCATGAATTACATCAGCTGCTTACGAAGAAAGAAGTGACTGCAAAAGAGATTACGGAATC
This window harbors:
- the ndk gene encoding nucleoside-diphosphate kinase, which gives rise to MVEQTVVLIKPDGIQRNLVGEIISRFERKGFKIRALKLMRWSKKTAEQFYSVHKGKPFFKPLIAFMTSGPVVAMVLEAENAIDIVRKLIGELDPKKGIPGTIRGDYALDIRCNIVHGSDSPASANREMKVLFKPQELIKYD
- a CDS encoding YchF/TatD family DNA exonuclease gives rise to the protein MSFFIDSHVHLDDPKYTSDREAVIHRAFDTGVNWLIQIGTDIPSDEFAIQLAEQYPTIYATVSIHPHDANAFDESSYIKLRTLAQHPKVVAIGETGLDYHYDFSPREIQRTVFRRLMELAAELNKPVVIHSRAANRDTLHILTEYQGKVTGVMHCFSGDELMMKECIQLGYYISIAGPVTYPNSARLQELVKKIPIPRLSIETDSPYLAPQSYRGKRNEPAYVIDIAKKIAELRGLTASDIGRIAAINAKLLFGISVPDEPKIAYPIRNSLYLNITNRCTNQCYFCVRFYTDYVMGHNLRLKIEPTTEEIIAAIGDPKQYEEVVFCGYGEPTLRLDVMKTVARWLKEQGVKVRLDTNGHGNLIHQRNIVPELVGLIDSVSISLDAENQEQYMKICKPQFGEPTFQAVIDFIKECKKLLPEVSVTVVGVPEVSEINCRKLADTLGVKFRFRVYNEVG
- a CDS encoding tetratricopeptide repeat protein codes for the protein MMDKKTIVYLVFTLILVTLSSAELVWTTDYENSVLEARRREKFLLLFFYSATDKSSQTNSMEQKTLMHKDTVPYLTPFILVKIEINHKKDLALKYQVTKTPTIIFTKPNGNELDRVTGYIPVKKFLKLLIPIAEQNLTYGTPDNLIKQLKLRPKDISVLYAFGVEQVNIKDYKYAERIFRQILELDAIDEFGYGEVTRLNLGYCLLATEQKQEQLESAITIFEELLKKYPQTKYRPEIEYQLGVCYLTLGDKERAKTIFQSSLPNAPEPWFTKIKLQLENINH